CAGTTGGTGGGCGAGTTCTCCTATCAGGCCCGCATGGAGCGCCGCGCCGCCGTGAGTGCCAAGGCCATCGAGCGTTCCAACGCCTTCTTCAACGCCCTCCAGCATGCGGCGCAGGACTGGGTGGCCCTCGGCATGACCAAGACCGGTGCCGTGTACCGGCTGAAGGGCGCGCCCCCGCATTCCCATGAGTGACGTTCTGTCCGACGGCGCACCCTGCGAGGAAACCATCGTCCCGCAGCCGAGCGTGCTCACCATCTTTCTCGTCTTCCTCTCCATCGGGGCGACGAGCTTCGGCGGCGGTGTCGTGGCCTATCTGCGTTCCGCGCTGGTGGGTCGTCACCGCTGGGTGGATGACGAGACCTTCCTCGAACTCCTGTCCATCTGCCAGAGCCTGCCGGGGCTCAATGCCTCCAACATGGCGATCCTGGTGGGCGACCGGCTGAAGGGCACGGCGGGGGCCGCCGCCGCGCTGGTGGGCATCTGCCTGCCCGGCGGCATCATGATGGTCGCCGCCGCGCTTCTCTACAGCACCAACGAGAGCAAGGGCGGCGTCGTGAACGCCATGCTGCACGGCGTCTCCGCGGCGGCGGTGGGCATGGTGCTGGCGGTCTCCGTCCAGCTCGGCCTCAAGACGCTGAAGCGTTATGCGGATCTGGTGTTCGTCGCCCTCACCATCATCGGCGTCGAGGTGCTGCACCAGTCGGTGCTCGTGGTGCTGGCGGTGGTCGGGGCTCTCGCGATCATCTGGTACCGGCCCGGCGGTGCGCCGCACGGGGGCGATCTGTTCGACCGCTTCACCAAGCCCAAGCCGAAGCCGCACCACGACCTCGATCACCACGGAGGCGTGTGATGGGCCAATTGCTCCCGCTCGTCGCGGTCTTCTCCTATCTGTCCCTGCTCACCGTGGGCGGCGGCATGGCCGCCTTTCCGGAACTCAAATACCTGACGGTGGATGTCCACCACTGGCTGACCTTCCCGCAGCTCATTCATCTCTACAGCATCGGCCAGATGGCGCCGGGGCCGAACATGATGATGATCGCGGCGGTGGGCCAATGGGTGGCCGGGCCGCTCGGGGCCATCCTCGTGACCGCGGCCTTCTTCCTGCCGACCGGCATCCTGACACTTCTGGTGGGTCGCCTGTGGGTGCGCCTCGCCGGCTGGCCCTGGCGGGCTTCCATCCAGCGGGGTCTCGGGCCGGTCTCCATCGGCCTGCTGCTCGCCGGCGTCATCGCCATCGGCAAGGGCGCCGTTACCGGCTGGGAAAGCGCAGCGATCGCAGCGGGGGTCTTCCTGATCCTCATCATCACGCGCATGAACCCGCTGCCGCTCATCGGCCTTGCCGCCGTGATCGGGGCCTATGCGTTTCGATAGAGCCGCCGGGTCAGCGCAATCAATCTGACCGGTTTGTACTTCAAGCGGGAACCAAGCCATTCCGGCCGCGTTAAGGCCGGAGTGGTTTGAGTGAGAGTGTCGGATGGCCAGCGCCGCCCATCGTCCTCTGGTGTCGGGGGGACCCCGCACCGTGCTCGTTGCGGAGGACGATCCTTTTCTGCGGATGCTGATCGCGGATGCCCTCCGCGAGGCAGGCATGCGTGTGATCGAAGCCGTCTCCGCAGACGATGCGATGACGGTCCTGTCCGCGGATATCGCCGTGGACGCCGTGCTGACCG
The Azorhizobium caulinodans ORS 571 genome window above contains:
- a CDS encoding chromate transporter translates to MGQLLPLVAVFSYLSLLTVGGGMAAFPELKYLTVDVHHWLTFPQLIHLYSIGQMAPGPNMMMIAAVGQWVAGPLGAILVTAAFFLPTGILTLLVGRLWVRLAGWPWRASIQRGLGPVSIGLLLAGVIAIGKGAVTGWESAAIAAGVFLILIITRMNPLPLIGLAAVIGAYAFR
- a CDS encoding chromate transporter, whose amino-acid sequence is MSDVLSDGAPCEETIVPQPSVLTIFLVFLSIGATSFGGGVVAYLRSALVGRHRWVDDETFLELLSICQSLPGLNASNMAILVGDRLKGTAGAAAALVGICLPGGIMMVAAALLYSTNESKGGVVNAMLHGVSAAAVGMVLAVSVQLGLKTLKRYADLVFVALTIIGVEVLHQSVLVVLAVVGALAIIWYRPGGAPHGGDLFDRFTKPKPKPHHDLDHHGGV